Below is a window of Paraburkholderia kururiensis DNA.
CGGGCGCGAAATGGCGCGCCTGCTTGACGACGTACACCTGCAGACCCGGCACGTTGCCGAACGCCACGGCGCCCCAGCACAGCATGGTGAGCACGGCGAGCCACGGGTTGTGCAGCGTGAAGGTGAGGGCGAACAGCACCGCGGCGAGCAGCAGGAAGATGCGCTTGAGCGCCTTCACGGGGCCGACGCGGTCGGCCAGCCTGCCGCCCCACAGGTTGCCTGCCGCGACGGAAACGCCATAGGCCACGAGCACGAGGCTGACTTCGGCCGGCGTGAAGCCCGTGATCTGTTCGAGCAACGGCGCCATGAACGTGAACGCGATCAGCGAGCCGCCGTAGCCCACCGCGGTCATGGCATAGACGAGCGCGAGACGCGGCTGGCCCAGCACGCGGAATTGCTGGAGCAATCCGGCAGGACGCGCATGCGCGAGTTGTCGCGGAACGAAGGCCACCGCGCCGAGCAACGCGATCAGCCCGAATCCGGCGACGACGAGGAACGTCGCGCGCCAGCCGAAATGCTGACCAATGAACGTGCCGAGCGGAATGCCCGCGACGAAGGCGACCGTCATGCCGCTGAACATGGTGGCGATGGCGCTGGCCGCCTTCTCTTTCGGCACGAGCGTGGTGGCGATGATCGAGCCCACGGAAAAGAACACGCCGTGCGCGAGGCCGGTCAGCACGCGTGCCACGATCAGCGACTCGTAACTGGGCGCGCGCCACGCAACGAGGTTGCCGATCGTGAAGAGCGCCATGAGCCCCGCGAGCAGCAGCTTGCGCGGCACGCGTCCTGTGAGCGCGGTGAGCACCGGCGCGCCCACGGCCACGCTGAGCGCATACAGGCTCACGAGCAGACCGGCGGAGGGCAGGCCGATGCCGAGGTCGGACGCAATGGTGGGAATCAGCCCGACGATGACGAACTCGGTGGTGCCGATGGCAAACGCGCTGAGCGTGAGCGCGAGGAGGGCGAGAGGCATGGTGTGCGGTCCTGGCTTCGATGAAGACGGGACGCAGTGTGCGCGCTTTACTTTTGCTGAAAAAGTCGTCTATAAACCAAATAGTTTTGATTCGAAATCAAAGATGAAAATTACCCTGGACGAGTTGCAGGCCTTTGTGAGCGTGGTGGATACCGGTTCGATCACGGCCGGCGCGCAGCAGCTCGGCCTTACCATTTCCGCCACCAGCCGCACGCTGGGACGGCTCGAAGAGAAGCTGAAGACCACGCTGCTGCGCCGGACCACGCGCCGTCTGGAACTGACGGAGGAAGGGCGCGCGTTCCTGAGCGATGCGCGGGCCATCATCGCATCGGTAGAGGGCGCGGAGGAGCAGATGGCCGCGCGCCGCGAGCGGCCCTCGGGCCGGCTGCGCGTGGATGCGGCCACGCCGTTCATGCTGCACGTGATCGTGCCGCTCGTGCAGGGCTACCGCGAGCGCTATCCGCAGGTGGAGCTGGAACTCAACAGCAACGAAGGGATCATCGACCTGCTGGAGCGGCGCACGGACGTGGCCATCCGCATTGGTCCGTTGAAGGACTCCACGCTGCATCGCAAGGCCGTGGGCCGCAGCCGCCTGCGCATTCTGGCGAGCCCTGCGTACCTGGAAGCGCACGGCCACCCGCGGCGCGTGGAAGACCTCCGGAAGCACGCGCTGCTGGGTTTCAACCAGCCGGAGTCGCTCAATGTCTGGCCCATCACGGGGCCGGACAATGAGCCGTACCGGATCACACCCGCCATCTGGTCGTCGAACGGCGAAACGCTGCGGCAACTCGCGCTGGCGGGCGCCGGCATCGTGTGCCTGTCCGACTTCATGACGGCGAGCGACCGTCGCGAAGGCACGCTCGTGCAGCTGTTCGCACGCCAGACGCAGGACGTGCGGCAGCCCATCAACGCGGTCTACTACCGCAACACCGCGATTTCGGCGCGCATTGCCTCGTTCGTGGACTATCTGACCGAGGCCGTGAGCGGCACGGAGTTCGGGCGCTAGCGGCGCGCCGTGCCTGCTACTGCCCGAAGCGCTTCGCCTCTTCGCGCCAGGCGTGCTGCTGCTTCCAGCCCAGCAGGCGCTTCAACTTCTCGTTGCTGAGCAGCGTTTCGAATTCGCCCAGCTGTTTCTTCACCGGCACGCCGGGGTAGTAGCGGTCGAGCAGCGTTCGCGTGGGCAGGTCGGACGACACGTCGTCGGCCGCGACGTTCATCACCTCGAAGCCGAGCCCGTCCTTCTCGATGGCGAGCCGGCACGCCTCGGCGAGGTCGCGCCCGTCGATGTAGCTCCACGCAATGCGTTTGCGCAGGGCCGGGTCCTGGTTCCACGTGGCGAACTTCGCATAGTCCTCGGGGTCGAGCACGTTGCCGATGCGAAAGCAGTAGATGTCCGAACCGGTACGCGCATGGAACGCCTTCGCCGTGACTTCGTTCACGACCTTCGAGGTGGCGTAGCTGTCCATGGGGTCGACGGGATACGCCTCGTCCAGCGGGAAATACGCGGGATCGCGATGGCGGTGGGCGAACACCACGCCGTACGTCGTTTCGCTCGACGCCACGATCACCTTGCGAATGCCGAGCTTCGAGGCCGCGTCGAGAATGTTGTACGTGCCCATCACGTTGATGCGGTAGACCTCGTTGTCGGTCGTGATCATGATGCGCGGAATGGCCGCGAAGTGGACGATTGCGTCGATGGGCTTCGGCTCCAGATCGTCGGCGAACTCCACGGGTGCCGTGCTCGATGCGAGCGCATTGAACACCTGGCCCGCGTCCGTGATGTCGGTAATCAGCGTGCGCACCGTGCGCTTTGCCATCGGTACGCGGTCGAGGTTCATTACGTCGTAGCCGTGCTGGACCAGGTTCTCCACTACCCACTTGCCGGCCAGGCCGCTGCCGCCGGTCACTATCACACGCTTGGTCATGCGCTCTCTCCTCCAGATCGGGTTCAAGGGACAGACGCCCATGCGCCTGTTCTTTCACGCAGCGTAGCGAGTTCCGCGCCGGCAAGTCTGTGACGCTCGTCATAGCGTGAGTCCTGTCCTGCGCGCGCAACCGGTCGCGCGCCCTCTTTTCCCCGCGCTCTTGAGGGATAACCCCGATCCCGTTGTATGACGCCCATCACAGTTTCGCAGCGGAACCTCCACGTACTCTTTGCGCATTGAAGGCGCAGCAAGCACACGACCCAGGAGACATGCGTTGAAAGCCATTCCCACCCACGTCGAGGCGCACACCGAATCCCGCCTGCTCGCCACCGTGCGCGCGTGCCTCGGTGTGCGGGAATTCAACATATTCGCGGTGCTGATTGCCGTGGGGGTGCTGATCAGCCTGTGCTCTCCGTACTTCCTCACCACCAACAATCTGATGGGCGTGTTCCGCTCGTTCTCGCTCACCGCGATCATGGCGATCGGCATGATGCTCGTGATCGTGACGGGCGGCATCGACCTCTCTGTCGGGTCCGTCATGGGGCTGTCGTCGCTCGTTACGGCGCTCGCGTTCCAGCATGGGCTCAATGCGTTCGTCGCCGTGGCGGCGGGGCTGGCTACCGGCGTGGTGGCCGGTTCCGTGAACGGGCTGCTCGTGACGCGCATCCAGTTGCCGCCCTTCATCGCGACGCTCGGCACGCTGAGCATCGGGCGCGGGCTCATGTACATCATCACCAAAGGCGTGCCCGTTACGCCGGACGTGCCGGACGGCTTCACGTATCTCGGCCA
It encodes the following:
- a CDS encoding MFS transporter, with the protein product MPLALLALTLSAFAIGTTEFVIVGLIPTIASDLGIGLPSAGLLVSLYALSVAVGAPVLTALTGRVPRKLLLAGLMALFTIGNLVAWRAPSYESLIVARVLTGLAHGVFFSVGSIIATTLVPKEKAASAIATMFSGMTVAFVAGIPLGTFIGQHFGWRATFLVVAGFGLIALLGAVAFVPRQLAHARPAGLLQQFRVLGQPRLALVYAMTAVGYGGSLIAFTFMAPLLEQITGFTPAEVSLVLVAYGVSVAAGNLWGGRLADRVGPVKALKRIFLLLAAVLFALTFTLHNPWLAVLTMLCWGAVAFGNVPGLQVYVVKQARHFAPEAADVASGFNIAAFNLGVAGGSSLGGLIVAHIGLAHTPWIAAVVTLGAFALTALSGRLDQRAGLPERTAEPVAVAH
- a CDS encoding LysR substrate-binding domain-containing protein; protein product: MKITLDELQAFVSVVDTGSITAGAQQLGLTISATSRTLGRLEEKLKTTLLRRTTRRLELTEEGRAFLSDARAIIASVEGAEEQMAARRERPSGRLRVDAATPFMLHVIVPLVQGYRERYPQVELELNSNEGIIDLLERRTDVAIRIGPLKDSTLHRKAVGRSRLRILASPAYLEAHGHPRRVEDLRKHALLGFNQPESLNVWPITGPDNEPYRITPAIWSSNGETLRQLALAGAGIVCLSDFMTASDRREGTLVQLFARQTQDVRQPINAVYYRNTAISARIASFVDYLTEAVSGTEFGR
- a CDS encoding NAD-dependent epimerase/dehydratase family protein, coding for MTKRVIVTGGSGLAGKWVVENLVQHGYDVMNLDRVPMAKRTVRTLITDITDAGQVFNALASSTAPVEFADDLEPKPIDAIVHFAAIPRIMITTDNEVYRINVMGTYNILDAASKLGIRKVIVASSETTYGVVFAHRHRDPAYFPLDEAYPVDPMDSYATSKVVNEVTAKAFHARTGSDIYCFRIGNVLDPEDYAKFATWNQDPALRKRIAWSYIDGRDLAEACRLAIEKDGLGFEVMNVAADDVSSDLPTRTLLDRYYPGVPVKKQLGEFETLLSNEKLKRLLGWKQQHAWREEAKRFGQ
- a CDS encoding ABC transporter permease, with product MKAIPTHVEAHTESRLLATVRACLGVREFNIFAVLIAVGVLISLCSPYFLTTNNLMGVFRSFSLTAIMAIGMMLVIVTGGIDLSVGSVMGLSSLVTALAFQHGLNAFVAVAAGLATGVVAGSVNGLLVTRIQLPPFIATLGTLSIGRGLMYIITKGVPVTPDVPDGFTYLGQGYVGFIPVPVVVMVVLAACFSVVMRRTRFGRHVYATGGNETAAHLSGVRTHRVKFLVYLLSGVIAALAGVISFSRFVSAEPAAGFGAELDVIAAAAIGGASLSGGAGSVEGAVIGAALAGIITNGVVLLNIDTYAQQTITGCVILIAVSIDIWRLRRKAR